DNA from Macadamia integrifolia cultivar HAES 741 chromosome 12, SCU_Mint_v3, whole genome shotgun sequence:
CACATTATGTTTTGGCTGGTGCCATTTGCTTTagagaagatgaaaattttgtttcGTTTATTAATTTTCCTATTCTTCCATGTAGATTCTAGTCAAGAAATCAAGTCTGAGGGGCAAGATGAGGACTCAAGGTCTGGTTCCTCCACTCCAGAGAAATCTGAATCAAGTCTACCTGCAGATATTCATGACATGAAAGGTAGTAGTAGCAGATTCAAACTATCTAATTGTTATTTTGGGCTTTGTGCTGCACATAAGGCAGAGAGTTATCATATGTTGAAGATTGATATTTTAAGCATCTAATTTTGGGTAAACATCTGTTTTTTTCTCCCTGAAGATAATGATCTCCCAAATTCTGTTATTGATGACATAGGTACCCTGTCAGATAAGAAACCTCCTTGTGATGTTCAGAGAGTCTATGATGAAGCCCATAATGGTGGTGAATCTTATTTGAGTAACAGTGATCCCTTGGGTGCTCACAGCACCATATCCTTGTCCGAACAAAAGAAAGTTGTAGGTGCTGAGACCCTGATGAGTAATGGCTCCAGCAAGAAGGATTCTAATGTCGTCCTAAATACTGGGGATGATACAAAGCTAATGGATATCAAGGAAGGGGAGAACCTCAAACTAAGTGTGTCAAGGTGTGGTGATTCTGGTTTACTAGATTCTTGGTTTTGTCATAGTATAGGTGAAAAATTCTAGCTTACAAATGATAGCATTTCATTTCTGTTGTAACTTTTCTCACTGTCATAGTCTGGTATTTAGACCAGTTATTAATGATTGTGAAATATTCCAGTTTGCCTACTTCCCAGAAAAGGCCTAGAAGTTTGTCTACTGGTGCTGATTTTGAGGACCGAAGCAAGCACCATGCAATTGTTTGTGACTTTTTTGCTAGAGGTTGGTGTATAAAGGGGAGTTCTTGTAGGTTTCTGCATCAGCGAGATGGTACTGGTAAGAGAGATGTGCCTGTTGCAAATCGGAAAAATGAACTAGACATGGATGCAGGTATTTCAGGAACTTCTTTCAGTATTCATATGGAGAATACCTGTGCACATAGAATAGAGTTACTAATAGGTGCCTTCTCCATTATCAGGTTTGAGACAAGATATGGATgcatcaaaattttcttcttttcctgaACCATTGGCTTCTTCAGTCGCAGATAGTTCTTCAGCCAAGTGTCAGATCCCTTCAGAAAGATTCCTACCCAGGAAGCATGGAGAAAATCTTAGGTGGCATCAATTTCCTGAAGAGCAGAGGTTTTCTTCCTTCCATAGAGGCAGCCCATCTCCAGGCATACTACAGGAAGCTGGTGGGTCAACATCACTACCCCACCGTGACCTCCAGAAATTTTCTTCAACCGGAGATGATCTTGGTCTTGTCTCCTCTTTCGGGGATGTAACCAGGGAGAATATGGGTCAATCTTTGCATACAGATGAATTCAAGCATGCTTCACCTGTTGTTCAGGGTGATTTTTGTAAATTTGATACTCGTGGTAGGGTTTGGCGGTCCAATTGTTCTGATACAGAAGAATTTGTTGGAGGATCTCCTTTAGTAAGGGGTAGGTCGGTTCCTGATGGTAGATTCATTTCAACTGCCTCGATTATATCATCTAGTATGTGCAGAGGCAGTAGCAATCCCTCTGTTTATGATCATACATCATCAGTTTTCAGCTCCAGCACACCATTTTCTTCCATAAGCATATCACCGTCACGCCATACTGACTGTCCAGGAGGTTCATTCTCTTTTAAAGGTTTGGATGGTGATAGGGAATATCATGCTTCCCATTCTGCTTCCTGGCCTCGAAATTCCTCTTCACCATTCTACTCAAGATCGGAAGCAGACCGTTTGCCTCTACCTGGTGTTCCCAAGGATCTATCAACCTCTGCAGGACATAAACTACAATTTAGTTCAAGCGACTGGGAGCCATCTGTACCTTTTCGaccatcttttttctttgatCCTGCAAGTCTATCATTTTCTGGAAGCCAATTTGATCCCCGTCTTGATACCATTGAGCCACCTAGTGGAGGACATAAGTCCTTTGAAGTTTCTTCCTTAAGTCATGGGGTGGGTATCCAACATATGTCATATCAGCAGACAAGCCATGACCCTGGTTTAACTTGGCTGCATGGCCCAGAATATAATGCTGATGAACATTCACTTTCATTTAATCGGCAGTCTCATGGCAGTGTAGAGGAAAAGAATATTCATTCTCATGGCTTGCATATAGCTGCTGATGAGACTACTGGAACATTTGTAGCTGATGACCAAACTAAAGTTTCTACGCCTAGAGAAGGGAATAATGAGGGGCCTGGCCATGGGATTGTTGTAGATGTTGCAAATACAAAAGAGATCAGTCATGATCCTAACCCTAGATATCAAACAGATGCCAGACACAAAAACGAATCACAACCAGGTAGTGGTAAATTTATCAATGAAATGGATCTTCCTCAAAATCCCAGACAAAAGCAACATGTTGATGCACAAAGCAAGGAATCAAAAGCCTTTAAAATTTTCCATGCTCGTCTTATTGAGTTTGTGAAAGAATTGCTAAAACCATATTGGCTTGAGGGTCATCTGAGCAAGGATGCGCATAAAACTATTGTCAAAAAAGCAGTTGACAAGGTCATGGGGACATTACAGCCCCATCAAATTCCTAGTACAACAGAAGCAATTAACCAATACCTTTCTTTTTCCCGATCTAAAATTTCAAAGCTTGTTGAGGTGAGCCTTTGCATTCTACTGCTGATTTTCACAAATTATTTGACCTTGGATTTGTAATACGGTTCAGTTACTGGAATTTGATATTTACTTGTTTATTTGCAGGGTTATGTTGATAAATATGCCAAATCATCTGCTGCTGCCAGTGGCTGAATGGTATTACTTTTGTACAGTTAGCTACATATGTCACTAACTTGAAGTTATGAGGCATTTGAAGTCTATCTTGGACTTCACTCCTAATAGCAAGCACTGAGATTCATAGttttatgttttggattttcttgcttcaaatacaaataattttttctcctGTGTTATACCTCTGATGAGAATGTAggatctttcttcttctttttgcaAGCGAGGGATAATGAATGCGTCCTTAATGCTTATGTATGCTAATATtttgattctagggttttgaagtacctagggaaaaaaaatgaatttctatTGTTTTGAATCATTTGACAATGAGGTACATAGATGACCTGAAGATTTTGGATTTCTTGTTAAATTGGCTGTTTTATAAATAGCTATGTGCTTTGAACTGCATTATTGCCTGGTTGGTTCTTCTGAGTTCTGAAGCATTATTATGTCATGTGTCTGTTGGTGTTTTCTGATTCTTAACGGGTATTAGTTATGATTCCCTGTGTTCTTGCGTGATGTTTTGCTATTGCTTTTATGGCTTCTGTTATGCATGCACATATTGTTGATTCTTAATTGATACAGTTCTTTTCTATGAATGAGTTCTTGTCATGGAATGAGGAAGGGATTCAAccattttcatgatttttgaatgaaatttgtTATGTGAGCATTTGAAATACACTATGACATGTCTTATGCTGTTTGATTTAACCATATTCTTTTGCTTTGAGACTCACTGTTCTTGTTATAGTGTTATTCACGACTGATACTTACTGTTTCAGTGTTGCGTTGGTTGCTATTACTTTAGTATCATTTGTTTCATAAACTTGTTTTGTTTCCCGCAGACCCTTACCCCTTCCTCCATTTTATATACTTCTTGTTCTCTTAAATGTTAGAAGGCAGATACAGAATCCTTAGGTGATCAAATCGACTAAAGCTAGGAACAGAGTCAATATCTTCTCCAGTGGTTACTGATGCCTCTATTCAAATGCATACAAGGGATATTGCGGTGGTGGTATTCCTCAAAGTTTTGTTACTGAACAGAAGTTGGAGTCTAAACTTAGTTGTTTTTGCACAAAATCTTGGGGTTCATTTGATTCGGGGTCCTCCGTTTTATCCATGcggagcatagttgtcaaggcattgcccTGGTGACCACCTTAGCAAGCAGTCTTGCCCTTGgtcaccttgttggtgtcgctTTGCATCCAGACCAaaccacccccccaaaaaaaagaaaaaagaaacacctTGGTTCCCCTATATGCCGTGACAACTAGATGCGGAGAGAATCCAATTTGAAGCTAAATACCTTTATGGTATCTCACTAGGAAAATGATTCAATGAGGGTCCCCTTGGAACCCACTTTTGAAAGATGAGATTTGAACTTCGATATGGGTGTGAATCCCTTCTTTCGCAAATGCAAAGATTTTGAACGTATCTTCCTTACAAATTTTTTTGTGGAGTCGCATTTTAATCATCTGATACAGATTGATCCGTACAATTAGTTCATAACAACAACTGGGCCAAAAGGACTTATGATGTTTGGGATCACATGTGATCATAGTCAAGGTGAATTATTGGTATTGGCAGCATATCAGAAGCTGGTTTTAAGAGATGTATCAGAGAGACGTTAAGAGAAGTTAGATATGCTTTGATACACATGAATATGCTTATGATACAAGTAAAACTAGTGTTTTTAAGCACTGTGATCCATAAAGATATCCAGCCGATGTCAAGTTATCTCTGTCTTCATGGCATCTATGTGATTCAAATATTCATTGGCAAGTGCAATAGCAAACCTACTAATTATCAAAAAGCAATTAAGTTAGcagatttgaaaaagaaaacctttGTGATTCGAATCTTCATTGGAAAGTACAAATATTGCTTGTTTAATCATTACACCTAGGTTGTTTGAGCATAGATGAGATCCACCTAggttttggcaaaaaaaaaaaaaaaaataagagtagGATAAAGTTTCTTTCAAAAACTAGGATTTTTTGGTTTGTTATGTTTgacttatttcttcttctctgcctcctcttcctccaccacctccaccgaATTCACCTCATCTGCcgtcttctccctctccctttcccTCTTCCTCTGCTGCTGTTGTGGTGGTGGGGGCAGTGGCAGTGAAGTGTAGAACTGAATTTGAGTaatcaaaacagtaccaaaatAGGACATTTTGTCACAGAATAAAAATCCATATTAAGAGAATAATTAATAGAAGCAAATCAGATGATCAGATGACGACCAAAATCAGTCGAGTTCACTAAATCAGGGACAGAATACTTGCTGAAAATACCAACTCAATCCGGTTGGATCTGAGAATATGAGTCAACCCTAGGTGGACTTGGAGAGGGGTGTGGCATTAAATTAACCACTCAAAAAAGGATTCAGAAAAGAGGATTGCTTGCTTAGATCATTCAATTCTGAACATGGACTATAAGGTAGTTGGCAAAGTTAATTTTTATGAACTAATTGTACGGATCAATCTATATTAGATGATTAGAatacaaaagagaaagagggggggggggggggaagaaaaacaataatggaaaaatatatGGCCTTGCCTTTACAAAGGGGGAGACAAGGGGAGGGGAAGAACCCCATGAAACACAACAGACAAATTGGATGCGTCCATTGGAGGGAAGCTTGAAAAAAGCAAAAGCCAAAACTACAGCCATCGTTCTAAATCTCGGATTTCGCACATTCAGTGGTTCGACCCAACCCGAGACGAAACCAGGTATGACGAAAACTTCAGAATTTTCAGCTAGAATCTCTAGAAAAAATATCTAGTTTGAACCAGGTTTCTGAATTTTTTACCTAAATTTCGGTTTTGACACCTGGTCGAAACCTAAGATTTAGAACCATGACTACAACCCGACTAATAGGACCATCTTCGAAAGGAGCACAAGCCAGGGCTAGAGATCCATGAAGAATGCACAGAAGCCCAGCTTGATGCAACTATTTGTCTTGGCACAGGGCATGGTCACAAATAGCCTTGTGAAGAGGCAAAATCCTTCCTTAAAGGGAGGGGGATAATCTAGGAGGGGATGCTCCTTGGGACAAGGGGGGGAACTAGTGTCACGCCAATGGTAGACTTGGTAAACAACAGAGGCTTGAGGGGGAACTATATATGTCTGTTCAGAGGGCGAGGAGAAGCTTGCGCAAGCATTGAAGGACATTGAGAAGGATGAACGAGGGTGGGAGAAAGAGATGAGCCTGATGGGGTATTGGACAGGTCTGGGTCAACAATGGGACCCGAGAAGGTTGAGACTAAAGATTAGCTAGGCTGGCCTGGTTGGATTAAGATTGGGAGAGCGGTTGTTAGTTGGGCTAAGCGGCGGGTGTTGGCTGGGGGTGGTCAGAGAGGTGGGACCTATGGGATGAAACCGCTGATGAGTTTGTTGTTGGCTAAGTTAGAACAGATTAGTTTTAGTTATCTTTATTTCTTATCATCTTATATCTAATTAGTTTCCTGTTGTGGATAGGAGTTATGACTTCTATTCATGTTGTATTTGTTTTCAACTTAATGTAAGTTTTTGCTAGGCAATAGGTGAGGGCCATAAGGCACACTCTCTATCATACAGTTTCTTCCACCATCTATTTCTctttcatcctctctctctctctttctctctcagttCATCCTTTCTAGCATTTCTGATCATAGCCCCATTGATCTCCTCATTTAGCCCTATATCTCCTTTGGCTCCAAACCCTTTAAAATTTTTGATGTGGTCCCCTCATCATGATTTCCTTCCCATTGTTATGGAACCTTGGAGCAATCCGATTAAAGCCTTCTGCTGCCCCCCTGAGTGCCTTCTCTAGAAAGCTAAAAAATGTGAAATCTGCTCTCAAGCTTTGAATATCTCCCTAGAAGAGAGATTTCTTCAACAAAAATCCCAAATTAAATGGCTTGAGCATGGAGACTCTTAACTCTACCTATTTCCATCGACtccaaaaggctaaaaccaactccaattccattctcaagcTCATTGTTATATATGTATCTCCTCTCCTCCTGGATGCTATCAAAGCCAAAGCCTCTAGTTACTTCTCTAAGCTCTTTAACctcccctcttcctcttctttaccCACCATTCCCCTGGGTCTCTTGAATAAATTTATCCCCCACATCCTTAGTCCCCTTCAGGATATTCCCTTTAATGAAGAAATCTCCTTTGCTGTCCTCTCCCACAGTTTTAATAAAGGTCCTAGTCTAGATGGGTTCAACATGGGGTTTTTCTCTTATTGGGACATCATCATGGACGATCTATTCAAAGCCATCCGCAGCTTCGTCTTCAGTCCCTCTCAAATCTAGGGATTAACCAAAGCCTCCTCTGCCTCATTTCCAAGAAAGATGGTGTCAACTCTGTGGTGGATTTCAGATCGATTTCCCTTTGCAACCTCCTCTACAAATTCATCGCTAAAATCCTTGCCAATAGGATCCAACTTCTTATAGACTCCTTGGTCAGCTCAAACCAATCTGCCTCATTGCTAGTAAAAGCATCTCGGATAATATCATCCTTTGCTAATAGATTGCCAAAGGCCTTGATAGGAAATCCCATTCCCCAGCCGCGTTGCTCAAGATTGATACCCATAAATCTTTTGACTCCATCAAGTGGGACTTTATCTCTAAAGTTCTCTCTGGCATGTCCTTCCCCCTTGACTTCATCCGCTGGATTCGTTCCTGTATTTCCTCCACCGTTTCTCTGTCCTTATTAACACTTCCCCTACTGGCTTCTTCCCCTCCTCTATCGGTATCAGACAAGGCTGCCCTctctcccctttcctcttcatcCTTTCTTGATCCTTCCAGTCCTTCACTGACCTCCACCTCATTTCCCCCTGCCCAAGTGCAAAGCCCTCATTCTCACCCATCTTGCCTTTGCcgatgatcttatgatcttctaCAAGGCTGACTCCCATCCCATCAGTCTATCCTTTCCTCCACATCTTTGAGGAATTGTCAGGCCTTCGCGTCAAACTTCTTAAATCCTACTTTTTTTCTTGCTATGGTCTCAGATAATGTTAAAGCCTCCCTCCTTGGTGTCTTTGGTTTCTCCCTGGGATCTCTTCTAGTCAAATACTTGGCTTCTCCCGTTTATCGCTACCATGCTCCTACCCACCATTACACCCCTATACTTGATCTCAACCTCAAAAGGCTCTAGCTTTAGAAAAGTAAGCTTTCCTTTGTGAGTAGGTTGGAGTTAATTATATTTGTTCTCAAATCTGGCTACATCTACTAGTCTGGTTCCTTCAGATTCCCAATCCTCCATCAAAGCGGCTAAATCCCTTATGTGTacctttctttggaaaggtaTCAATTTATCAGGTTCCTCTATCCCTTAGATGGTCCTCTGTTTGTTGCCCTAAGTTTGAAGGGGGTCTGGGTCTTCGCAAAATCCATGATGTAAAATCTACTGGTACTCACTCTTAAGCTCATCTGGAACCTGGTCTCCAAGAAAAATAGCATTTGGATTTCCTGGGTCTATTCTTCTCTCCCCTGTAAAGACTCTCTGGACTGTATCCCTTTGCTATGATGCTTCCTGGGTTTGGTGTCACATCCTTAGCCTTGGCTTTACCACCCTTTGAGTTGTACGCTCCACCATCGTGGATGGTCGATCCACTTCCCTTTGGATGACAACTGGCATCCTTCTGGGGTCCTCCTCCCCTTAGTATGATCTAGATTAGTATACTCTTCGAGATTGGACAAGCATGCCATaattttctccatcatctcGAATGGGGCTTGGTCCACTCCCtattcttcctctccctctctccccatCCATCTCCTCACTCCTCTTTCCACCcctggggggaggggggaggggggaggggggagggggaaagggTGTAGGTATAAGTTCATCTGGTCTCCTGAGCCTTCTAGCATCTTTAGTTCTTCCTCCGCTTAGAAGTTTCTTTGCCCCCACGGCCAGGTCACCCTGTGGCTAAAGATTGTCTACTTCAATACTTGGAGAGCTCTCTCCAACTATATATCAGCGTCCCTCTGGCATGTTGTCTTTGTTGGAACAAGATTGAAGACACTGTTCATATTTTCTTTGGctgccctttctcctcctctaTTTGGAATGAAGCCCTTGGTAATTGTTTGGCCTAGTAGGAGAAGAATTTTACCACTTCacagggaatggatttgggtcgACATGACCTATGATGGATCTTCTATATGACATTGCTGGTAAGCTTGCTTtctgtgccaccatcaaccacatctGGATGGAACAGAATCTTTGAAGATGAATTTCAAACTCTAACTCTTTCGACATGATTtagaatgccatctactttgatgttagttcCTAGCTTTTCTCACTTTCTAGCTTGTCATTGCATGATTCCCCTAGGATCAAAATTATTGTGGTCTCTTTAGGTCTCCCCCACCTCCCTTTTCTTTTGCCTCTCCCCACCTTTTAATGGGTCTTTTGCCTGGTATAGttgttgtttctttttctttcccctcaGGTTGTatattccttctttttcttcttttggtcatggatttattattcaccaaaaaaaaaaaatgaatgaccTTCCATCTTGAGCTTTGTTGGCCAGTCCAGTGCTCTAGACAACAGTTGAGGTCAACAAGCTTTTTTGGTTTATTTAAATCTCCCCATCTGCTCTCTATCTTTGTGGGCGAATGATACTTGGTAATTCCAATGATCCAATCCCTCTGGCAGCCGAAGGTTGAGTGATGCTAGAAGAAAATTTCTATCGAGTTGTAATTATTTACCAATCTTACTGTTACAAGTGAAGAGTTACTATTTACGACCTCTATTCATATGATCCATTCATGGTTGGTCAAAGCTAGGGGTAATAGAGGATCAGCGATTAGGGTAAGGGCAGTGATATGGCTCTGCCCAGAAGGTGGGGATTTACTCTAGGATTGGTGGGGTTGCAATGCGTCTGCAAGAATTTTTAGACAGGTAaaggtgcttttttttttttttttggggggggggggNNNNNNNNNNNNNNNNNNNNNNNNNNNNNNNNNNNNNNNNNNNNNNNNNNNNNNNNNNNNNNNNNNNNNNNNNNNNNNNNNNNNNNNNNNNNNNNNNNNNNNNNNNNNNNNNNNNNNNNNNNNNNNNNNNNNNNNNNNNNNNNNNNNNNNNNNNNNNNNNNNNNNNNNNNNNNNNNNNNNNNNNNNNNNNNNNNNNNNNNNNNNNNNNNNNNNNNNNNNNNNNNNNNNNNNNNNNNNNNNNNNNNNNNNNNNNNNNNNNNNNNNNNNNNNNNNNNNNNNNNNNNNNNNNNNNNNNNNNNNNNNNNNNNNNNNNNNNNNNNNNNNNNNNNNNNNNNNNNNNNNNNNNNNNNNNNNNNNNNNNNNNNNNNNNNNNNNNNNNNNNNNNNNNNNNNNNNNNNNNNNNNNNNNNNNNNNNNNNNNNNNNNNNNNNNNNNNNNNNNNNNNNNNNNNNNNNNNNNNNNNNNNNNNNNNNNNNNNNNNNNNNNNNNNNNNNNNNNNNNNNNNNNNNNNNNNNNNNNNNNNNNNNNNNNNNNNNNNNNNNNNNNNNNNNNNNNNNNNNNNNNNNNNNNNNNNNNNNNNNNNNNNNNNNNNNNNNNNNNNNNNNNNNNNNNNNNNNNNNNNNNNNNNNNNNNNNNNNNNNNNNNNNNNNNNNNNNNNNNNNNNNNNNNNNNNNNNNNNNNNNNNNNNNNNNNNNNNNNNNNNNNNNNNNNNNNNNNNNNNNNNNNNNNNNNNNNNNNNNNNNNNNNNNNNNNNNNNNNNNNNNNNNNNNNNNNNNNNNNNNNNNNNNNNNNNNNNNNNNNNNNNNNNNNNNNNNNNNNNNNNNNNNNNNNNNNNNNNNNNNNNNNNNNNNNNNNNNNNNNNNNNNNNNNNNNNNNNNNNNNNNNNNNNNNNNNNNNNNNNNNNNNNNNNNNNNNNNNNNNNNNNNNNNNNNNNNNNNNNNNNNNNNNNNNNNNNNNNNNNNNNNNNNNNNNNNNNNNNNNNNNNNNNNNNNNNNNNNNNNNNNNNNNNNNNNNNNNNNNNNNNNNNNNNNNNNNNNNNNNNNNNNNNNNNNNNNNNNNNNNNNNNNNNNNNNNNNNNNNNNNNNNNNNNNNNNNNNNNNNNNNNNNNNNNNNNNNNNNNNNNNNNNNNNNNNNNNNNNNNNNNNNNNNNNNNNNNNNNNNNNNNNNNNNNNNNNNNNNNNNNNNNNNNNNNNNNNNNNNNNNNNNNNNNNNNNNNNNNNNNNNNNNNNNNNNNNNNNNNNNNNNNNNNNNNNNNNNNNNNNNNNNNNNNNNNNNNNNNNNNNNNNNNNNNNNNNNNNNNNNNNNNNNNNNNNNNNNNNNNNNNNNNNNNNNNNNNNNN
Protein-coding regions in this window:
- the LOC122057507 gene encoding protein FRIGIDA-ESSENTIAL 1-like, producing the protein MSSSSSESDDMPVTAEASEKDCDSGIENNDYDDGDGDVDEVDDVDDADKDKDGGREEAENEQGDDDSSQEIKSEGQDEDSRSGSSTPEKSESSLPADIHDMKGTLSDKKPPCDVQRVYDEAHNGGESYLSNSDPLGAHSTISLSEQKKVVGAETLMSNGSSKKDSNVVLNTGDDTKLMDIKEGENLKLSVSSLPTSQKRPRSLSTGADFEDRSKHHAIVCDFFARGWCIKGSSCRFLHQRDGTGKRDVPVANRKNELDMDAGLRQDMDASKFSSFPEPLASSVADSSSAKCQIPSERFLPRKHGENLRWHQFPEEQRFSSFHRGSPSPGILQEAGGSTSLPHRDLQKFSSTGDDLGLVSSFGDVTRENMGQSLHTDEFKHASPVVQGDFCKFDTRGRVWRSNCSDTEEFVGGSPLVRGRSVPDGRFISTASIISSSMCRGSSNPSVYDHTSSVFSSSTPFSSISISPSRHTDCPGGSFSFKGLDGDREYHASHSASWPRNSSSPFYSRSEADRLPLPGVPKDLSTSAGHKLQFSSSDWEPSVPFRPSFFFDPASLSFSGSQFDPRLDTIEPPSGGHKSFEVSSLSHGVGIQHMSYQQTSHDPGLTWLHGPEYNADEHSLSFNRQSHGSVEEKNIHSHGLHIAADETTGTFVADDQTKVSTPREGNNEGPGHGIVVDVANTKEISHDPNPRYQTDARHKNESQPGSGKFINEMDLPQNPRQKQHVDAQSKESKAFKIFHARLIEFVKELLKPYWLEGHLSKDAHKTIVKKAVDKVMGTLQPHQIPSTTEAINQYLSFSRSKISKLVEGYVDKYAKSSAAASG